In one window of Maribacter sp. BPC-D8 DNA:
- the gyrB gene encoding DNA topoisomerase (ATP-hydrolyzing) subunit B: MSEEANKKNYSADSIQALEGMEHVRMRPSMYIGDVGVRGLHHLVYEVVDNSIDEAMGGHCDTISVIINEDNSVTTRDNGRGIPVDLHKKEGVSALQVVMTKIGAGGKFDKDSYKVSGGLHGVGVSCVNALSDHLSAKVFKEGVIWQQEYSRGKALYPVKRIGETTERGTEVTFHPDDTIFTQTIEYSYETLANRMRELSFLNKGVTISITDKRQKDEKGEYVGETFVSTEGLKEFVRFLDSNRESLIKDVISMEGEKNDIPVEVAMIYNTSYTENLHSYVNNINTHEGGTHLSGFRRGLTSTLKKYADASGMLDKLKFEIQGDDFREGLTAIVSVKVAEPQFEGQTKTKLGNREVSAAVSQAVSEMLTNYLEEHPDDAKTIVQKVILAAQARHAASKAREMVQRKNVMSGGGLPGKLSDCSEQDPEKCEIFLVEGDSAGGTAKMGRDRNFQAILPLRGKILNVEKAMQHKVFENEEIKNMYTALGVTIGTEEDSKALNLSKLRYHKVVIMCDADVDGSHIETLILTFFFRYMKELVEQGHIYIATPPLYLVKKGQKKQYAWSDKERDEIADSYSGGVSIQRYKGLGEMNASQLWDTTMNPDFRTLRQIQIENPTESDRVFSMLMGDEVPPRREFIEKNAVYANIDT; this comes from the coding sequence ATGAGCGAAGAAGCAAATAAGAAAAATTATTCGGCAGATAGTATTCAGGCCTTAGAGGGTATGGAGCACGTACGTATGCGTCCATCCATGTATATTGGTGATGTTGGGGTCCGTGGTTTGCACCATTTGGTATATGAAGTAGTAGATAACTCTATTGATGAGGCTATGGGTGGTCATTGCGACACCATTAGTGTAATCATAAATGAAGATAATTCTGTAACTACCAGAGATAACGGTAGGGGTATACCTGTCGATCTTCACAAAAAAGAAGGTGTATCTGCATTACAGGTTGTAATGACCAAAATTGGTGCAGGTGGTAAGTTCGATAAAGATTCTTACAAAGTTTCTGGTGGTCTTCACGGTGTTGGTGTTTCTTGTGTTAATGCACTTTCAGATCATTTGTCTGCAAAGGTATTTAAAGAGGGTGTTATTTGGCAACAAGAATACTCTAGAGGTAAGGCATTATATCCTGTTAAAAGAATAGGAGAGACTACAGAAAGAGGTACTGAGGTTACTTTTCACCCAGATGATACCATTTTCACTCAAACTATAGAATATAGCTACGAGACTTTAGCGAACAGAATGCGTGAGCTTTCTTTCTTGAACAAAGGTGTTACTATCAGTATTACTGATAAGCGCCAGAAAGATGAAAAAGGTGAATACGTTGGTGAAACCTTCGTTTCTACTGAAGGTCTTAAAGAGTTTGTTAGGTTTTTAGATAGTAACCGCGAGTCTTTGATTAAAGACGTTATTTCTATGGAAGGGGAGAAAAATGACATCCCTGTAGAAGTGGCTATGATTTATAATACGAGTTACACAGAGAATCTTCATTCTTACGTAAACAATATTAATACACACGAAGGTGGTACGCATTTATCTGGATTTAGAAGAGGTTTAACTTCTACTTTAAAGAAATATGCAGATGCTTCTGGAATGTTAGATAAATTGAAGTTTGAAATTCAAGGAGATGATTTCCGTGAAGGTCTAACGGCAATTGTATCTGTAAAAGTTGCTGAACCTCAATTCGAAGGTCAGACGAAAACAAAATTAGGTAACCGCGAGGTTTCTGCAGCAGTAAGTCAGGCAGTGTCTGAAATGCTGACAAATTATTTAGAAGAGCACCCAGACGATGCTAAAACTATTGTTCAAAAAGTAATTCTTGCAGCGCAAGCTAGACATGCAGCTTCTAAAGCTCGTGAAATGGTTCAGCGTAAGAATGTAATGAGTGGTGGTGGTTTACCTGGTAAATTATCAGATTGTTCAGAACAAGATCCTGAAAAATGTGAGATATTCCTTGTCGAGGGTGATTCGGCGGGTGGAACTGCAAAAATGGGTCGTGATCGTAATTTTCAAGCGATTCTGCCTTTAAGAGGTAAGATTTTGAACGTTGAAAAAGCCATGCAACATAAGGTTTTTGAAAACGAAGAAATCAAAAATATGTACACCGCTTTAGGCGTAACTATTGGTACCGAAGAAGATAGTAAAGCATTGAACCTTTCGAAATTAAGATATCATAAGGTAGTCATCATGTGTGATGCCGATGTCGATGGTAGCCATATTGAAACACTTATTTTAACTTTTTTCTTCCGTTACATGAAAGAGTTGGTAGAGCAAGGGCATATTTATATTGCTACTCCGCCTTTATACTTGGTGAAAAAAGGTCAGAAAAAACAATACGCTTGGAGTGATAAAGAGCGTGATGAAATTGCTGATAGCTACAGTGGTGGTGTTAGTATTCAACGATACAAAGGTCTTGGAGAGATGAATGCATCTCAATTGTGGGATACTACAATGAACCCTGATTTTAGAACACTACGTCAAATACAAATTGAAAATCCGACAGAATCGGATCGTGTTTTCTCAATGCTTATGGGTGACGAAGTGCCACCAAGAAGAGAATTTATTGAGAAAAATGCTGTTTATGCAAACATTGACACATAG
- a CDS encoding CsbD family protein codes for MNEEQFKGKWNIAKGKLKQQYADLTDDDLTYAEGKSDELLGRIQEKTGESKEKLKKMINDL; via the coding sequence ATGAACGAGGAACAATTTAAAGGAAAATGGAATATAGCAAAAGGGAAGCTTAAGCAACAATATGCTGACTTAACAGATGATGACCTTACCTACGCGGAAGGAAAATCTGATGAGCTATTAGGAAGAATTCAAGAAAAAACCGGAGAGTCTAAAGAGAAATTGAAGAAAATGATAAACGACTTATAG